The following proteins are co-located in the Streptococcus downei MFe28 genome:
- the rpsO gene encoding 30S ribosomal protein S15 — MAISKEKKNEIIAQYARHEGDTGSVEVQVAVLTWEINHLNEHIQQHKKDHATYRGLMKKIGHRRNLLAYLRRTDVNRYRDLIQSLGLRR; from the coding sequence ATGGCAATCTCAAAAGAGAAAAAAAATGAAATTATCGCTCAATACGCTCGCCACGAAGGTGACACAGGTTCAGTTGAAGTTCAAGTTGCAGTCTTGACTTGGGAAATCAACCACCTCAATGAGCACATCCAACAGCACAAAAAAGACCACGCTACTTACCGTGGTTTGATGAAAAAAATCGGTCACCGTCGTAACCTCTTGGCTTACCTCCGTCGTACCGATGTTAACCGCTACCGCGATTTGATCCAATCTCTTGGACTCCGTCGCTAA
- a CDS encoding Crp/Fnr family transcriptional regulator, which produces MTKKALEYYLNKYRLDTIFPQPYIKQLQLMTYDKGQAICQQGQVLEHLFYFIEGHIKIVRRLFNGKEHILETQNQPTLIGDIELMNDQTSVSSVIALEPSLIIQLPLTNREELYQDPLFLYQIGRQLAQKLEQQNIISSTNISYSVKERLATYILAQETQGVFQLQPSVLADIFGTSYRHLSRVAKQLQDQNIIEKIAFKTYKIVNRAQLEKTKIED; this is translated from the coding sequence ATGACGAAAAAGGCCCTAGAGTATTATTTAAACAAGTATCGACTGGACACGATTTTCCCTCAACCCTATATCAAACAACTCCAGCTCATGACCTATGATAAGGGGCAGGCCATCTGTCAACAAGGACAAGTTCTAGAGCATCTCTTTTATTTTATTGAGGGCCATATTAAGATTGTCCGCCGGCTTTTTAATGGTAAGGAGCATATCCTAGAAACCCAGAATCAGCCGACCCTAATTGGGGATATTGAGCTTATGAATGACCAGACTAGCGTGTCATCTGTCATTGCTCTTGAACCCAGCCTGATTATTCAACTGCCTCTGACCAATCGGGAAGAACTTTACCAAGATCCGCTCTTTCTCTACCAGATTGGCCGCCAATTGGCCCAAAAATTGGAGCAACAAAATATTATCTCTTCCACCAATATTTCCTATTCGGTCAAGGAGCGCTTGGCCACCTACATTCTAGCTCAGGAGACCCAAGGTGTCTTCCAGCTCCAACCCAGTGTCCTAGCTGATATTTTCGGGACTTCTTACCGCCACCTGAGTCGAGTGGCCAAGCAGTTACAGGATCAGAATATTATTGAAAAAATAGCTTTTAAGACTTACAAAATCGTCAACCGAGCCCAACTGGAAAAAACTAAGATTGAAGACTAG
- a CDS encoding TetR/AcrR family transcriptional regulator: protein MAEKKVRSPRQERSIEKREKILKTAKDLFSEKVYFNVTTNEIAKTAGLSVGTLYSYFASKEDILTSLLERYNQAFVDRVFDELSSWESLELFKQAPKDWLNRLIDQLLQTEDKKFHAQVEMLAYAVPEAQTLLEEHNEKMKALTYQCFLDYQEKKSDAKLKILSLVVFDFTSALVDELLYHNHSDREFTQVKKTGVDSLYRIIASYLDD from the coding sequence ATGGCAGAAAAGAAGGTCCGCTCTCCTCGGCAGGAGAGAAGCATTGAAAAGCGGGAAAAGATTTTAAAGACGGCCAAGGATCTGTTTTCAGAAAAGGTCTATTTTAATGTGACAACCAATGAAATTGCCAAGACTGCAGGCCTTTCTGTGGGGACTCTCTATTCCTATTTTGCCAGCAAAGAAGATATTCTGACCAGCCTGCTAGAACGCTATAATCAGGCCTTTGTTGATCGGGTCTTTGATGAATTGAGTAGCTGGGAATCTCTGGAACTATTCAAGCAAGCTCCTAAAGACTGGCTGAACAGGTTGATTGACCAGCTCTTGCAAACCGAGGATAAGAAGTTCCATGCTCAAGTGGAAATGTTGGCCTATGCTGTACCTGAGGCCCAGACTCTTCTGGAAGAGCACAATGAAAAAATGAAAGCTCTAACCTACCAGTGTTTCTTGGATTATCAAGAGAAAAAGTCGGATGCTAAACTGAAAATCCTCTCCTTGGTGGTTTTTGATTTTACCTCGGCCCTAGTCGATGAACTGCTCTACCATAACCATTCTGACCGAGAATTTACGCAAGTAAAAAAGACCGGTGTGGACAGTCTTTATCGTATAATTGCATCTTATCTCGATGATTAA
- a CDS encoding NADPH-dependent FMN reductase produces the protein MKNILFIVGSLREGSFNHQMAEQAEQVLAGKANVSYLDWGQVPILNQDLETPVLPAVQAVRDAVEAADAIWIFSPVYNFSIPGSVKNLLDWLSRAKDLSDTTGKSAIDSKVTTVSLVANGGTDQAAEIYRHLLPFIRTNFVDEVTTSRVNDSAWADGKFVADEATLAQLQKQAEAFLAATAE, from the coding sequence ATGAAAAATATTCTCTTTATCGTCGGCTCTTTGCGCGAGGGCTCCTTCAACCACCAAATGGCAGAGCAAGCCGAGCAAGTTTTGGCTGGAAAAGCAAATGTTTCCTACCTTGATTGGGGACAAGTTCCCATCTTGAACCAAGACCTGGAAACCCCAGTCTTGCCAGCAGTTCAAGCTGTTCGTGATGCTGTCGAAGCGGCAGATGCTATCTGGATTTTCTCACCCGTTTACAACTTCTCAATCCCAGGTTCTGTCAAGAACCTCTTGGACTGGTTGTCCCGTGCTAAAGATTTGTCAGATACAACTGGTAAATCAGCCATTGACTCCAAGGTCACAACTGTTTCCCTCGTAGCTAACGGTGGTACCGACCAAGCAGCAGAAATCTACCGCCACCTCCTGCCATTCATTCGGACCAACTTCGTTGATGAGGTAACCACCTCTCGTGTCAACGATTCCGCTTGGGCTGATGGCAAATTCGTCGCTGACGAAGCAACCCTTGCCCAACTCCAAAAGCAAGCAGAAGCATTTTTGGCAGCTACAGCTGAATAA
- a CDS encoding Blp family class II bacteriocin, translated as MDTLALDNFEAANMSDLSEVQGGTNPTRCVVGIAGEGVQSGIAGAAALGAVGLAVGGPVGAYGGAHLGFFLGFIGGSLKGTADYCF; from the coding sequence ATGGATACATTAGCATTAGACAATTTTGAAGCAGCCAATATGAGCGACCTCTCTGAAGTTCAAGGTGGTACGAATCCGACTCGATGTGTAGTGGGAATAGCAGGAGAAGGCGTACAATCTGGGATTGCTGGTGCAGCTGCACTGGGTGCGGTAGGTCTTGCAGTAGGAGGTCCTGTTGGTGCATATGGAGGAGCTCATTTAGGCTTCTTCCTAGGATTTATTGGGGGCTCGTTGAAAGGAACAGCAGATTACTGCTTTTAG
- a CDS encoding CPBP family intramembrane glutamic endopeptidase — protein sequence MKTLLNKLKWIALAFAFLALDFFAQALFVIKKDLSNTGTAIIASLGLTAFAALAWFLLWLLKEPLNFKKIRWGMYGLYVGLGVPILFAIKSIGGILLMLMSNTSTSANQAAIDNLGMPIYLYFVFACVFAPIFEEAIFRKCLFEKLFGFEGWQKWLGWIVTSILFGFIHLYSSPSNLLSPGLWIIYGGMGLAIGFVTMMNKRIEFGYSLHVFNNLIAVLFTFLMQLLTH from the coding sequence ATGAAAACCCTACTAAATAAACTTAAATGGATTGCTCTTGCCTTTGCATTCCTTGCACTTGATTTCTTCGCTCAGGCTTTATTTGTCATCAAAAAGGATTTATCAAATACTGGTACTGCCATCATCGCTAGTCTGGGCTTGACTGCCTTTGCTGCTCTAGCTTGGTTCCTCCTTTGGCTATTAAAAGAACCACTCAACTTTAAGAAGATTCGCTGGGGCATGTATGGTCTATATGTCGGCTTAGGTGTCCCTATCCTTTTTGCCATTAAGTCTATCGGCGGTATCTTGCTGATGCTGATGAGTAACACAAGCACCTCTGCTAATCAGGCTGCCATTGATAACCTAGGTATGCCCATCTATCTCTATTTTGTCTTTGCTTGTGTCTTTGCCCCGATTTTTGAAGAAGCTATTTTCCGCAAGTGCCTCTTTGAAAAGCTCTTTGGCTTTGAGGGTTGGCAAAAATGGCTGGGCTGGATTGTCACATCCATCCTCTTTGGTTTTATCCACCTCTATAGCAGCCCTTCCAACCTCCTATCTCCAGGTCTCTGGATTATCTATGGGGGCATGGGCCTTGCGATTGGTTTTGTAACCATGATGAATAAGCGGATTGAATTTGGCTACAGCCTCCATGTCTTTAACAACCTTATCGCCGTCCTCTTTACCTTCCTTATGCAACTGCTCACCCATTAA
- the def gene encoding peptide deformylase, protein MSPQEKIIKASHLIDMSDIIREGNPTLREVAKDVELPLSDEDIILGEKMMQFLKNSQDPVMAEKMGLRGGVGLAAPQLDISKRIIAVLVPNPEDKEGNPPAQPYSMQEVMYNPRIVSHSVQDAALADGEGCLSVDREVPGYVVRHSRVTVEYVDKNGDKQKIKLRGYNSMVVQHEIDHTNGIMFYDHINEDNPFEIKEGMLIIQ, encoded by the coding sequence ATGTCACCACAAGAAAAAATTATTAAAGCCAGCCATCTGATTGATATGTCCGATATTATCCGCGAAGGCAACCCAACCCTGCGGGAAGTTGCCAAAGATGTGGAACTGCCACTTTCCGATGAAGATATTATCCTAGGCGAAAAAATGATGCAGTTTCTCAAGAATTCCCAAGACCCTGTCATGGCTGAAAAAATGGGCCTGCGTGGTGGGGTCGGTTTGGCCGCCCCCCAATTGGACATTTCTAAGCGAATTATCGCTGTGCTAGTACCCAATCCAGAAGACAAAGAAGGCAATCCGCCTGCTCAACCTTACAGTATGCAGGAAGTCATGTATAATCCTCGGATTGTTTCTCACTCTGTTCAGGATGCTGCTCTAGCTGACGGTGAAGGCTGTCTGTCCGTTGACCGTGAAGTTCCCGGCTATGTGGTTCGTCACTCCCGAGTGACCGTCGAATATGTTGATAAAAATGGCGACAAGCAAAAAATCAAACTTCGGGGTTATAACTCTATGGTGGTCCAACACGAAATCGACCACACCAACGGCATCATGTTCTACGATCATATCAACGAAGACAACCCCTTCGAAATCAAGGAAGGTATGTTGATTATTCAATAA
- the adhE gene encoding bifunctional acetaldehyde-CoA/alcohol dehydrogenase, producing MAKEAKVVEPNVEEEARKYTAQLVDKAVEAEKIFATYTQEQVDKIVAAMALAGSENSLQLAKEAHEETGRGVVEDKDTKNHFATENVFESIKNEKTVGVIGEDKISGGIQIAAPLGVLAGIVPTTNPTSTTMFKILVALKTRNTIVFAFHPAAQKCSAHAAQILYDAALAAGAPENCIQWIEKPSIPNTNALISNKKIASILATGGPGMVNAALKSGNPSMGVGAGNGAVYVDATAHLNRAVEDLLLSKRFDNGMICATENSAVVEAPIYKEWLAKMQEKGAYLVPKKDYKKFEDFVFNDNHGVNGPVAGMSAQWICQHAGVDLPEGKDVLLFELDKKKIGEKLSSEKLSPLLSVYKAKDREDGIQIVEALLDYQGAGHNCAIQIGSQADPFLKEYGDRLKSSRILVNQPDSVGGIGDIYTDALKASLTLGTGSWGKNSLSHNLSTGDLLNIKTVAKRRNRPQWIRLPEKTYYEKNAISYLQDETEEMTRALIVADPGMVQFGFVDTVLGQLALRDQKVETSIYGTIKPDPTLGQTIEIARQMRDFKPDTVIAVGGGSALDAAKIARYIYEYSLDQEADFLDSYEKVSELFLRLQQKFIDIRKRIVKFKHQDATRLFCIPTTSGTGSEVTPYAVITDDNTHVKYPLTDYELTPQVAIVDPEFVMTVPKRTVALSGLDTLSHALESYVSVMASDLTRPWSLQAIKLVMENLEESYKFDPKHPTLQGEQARENMHYAATLAGMAFSNSFLGINHSLAHKTGGEFGLPHGLAISIAMQHVIRYNGVTGNVKRSVYPRYEEYRAQRDYADIARALGLKGKTDKELVEALCQKIDKLMHAVDVEPKLSANGVTKKAFEAAVDRLASLAYDDQCTPANPRQPYIEDMKQLLIDQF from the coding sequence ATGGCAAAAGAAGCAAAAGTAGTAGAGCCTAATGTTGAAGAAGAAGCTCGGAAATATACTGCTCAACTTGTAGACAAGGCTGTCGAAGCAGAAAAAATCTTTGCGACCTACACGCAAGAGCAAGTGGATAAAATCGTTGCAGCCATGGCCTTGGCTGGTTCTGAAAATTCCTTGCAATTAGCTAAGGAAGCCCATGAAGAAACTGGACGTGGTGTGGTAGAAGATAAGGATACCAAGAATCACTTCGCAACCGAAAATGTTTTTGAATCTATCAAGAACGAAAAAACTGTTGGTGTTATCGGTGAAGATAAGATTTCTGGTGGTATTCAAATTGCTGCTCCACTCGGTGTCTTGGCAGGGATTGTGCCAACTACCAACCCAACATCAACAACCATGTTCAAGATTTTGGTAGCCCTTAAAACTCGTAATACCATCGTCTTTGCCTTCCACCCGGCAGCTCAAAAATGTTCAGCCCATGCGGCACAAATTCTCTATGATGCAGCCCTAGCTGCTGGAGCTCCTGAAAACTGTATCCAATGGATTGAAAAGCCATCCATTCCTAATACCAATGCCTTGATTTCTAACAAGAAGATTGCTTCTATCTTGGCAACTGGTGGACCTGGTATGGTTAATGCAGCCCTCAAATCTGGTAACCCATCAATGGGGGTTGGCGCTGGTAATGGTGCGGTTTATGTTGATGCGACGGCCCACCTCAACCGTGCGGTTGAAGACCTGCTTCTTTCTAAACGTTTCGATAATGGTATGATTTGTGCGACTGAAAACTCAGCAGTTGTTGAAGCACCAATCTACAAGGAATGGTTGGCTAAGATGCAAGAAAAAGGTGCCTACCTCGTTCCTAAGAAAGATTATAAGAAATTTGAAGACTTCGTCTTTAATGACAATCACGGCGTTAATGGTCCCGTAGCTGGTATGTCAGCTCAGTGGATTTGCCAACATGCTGGTGTTGATTTGCCAGAAGGAAAAGATGTCCTCCTGTTCGAATTGGACAAGAAGAAAATCGGCGAAAAATTGTCTTCTGAAAAATTGTCTCCACTGCTTTCTGTCTATAAGGCTAAGGACCGTGAAGATGGTATTCAAATCGTTGAAGCCCTGCTCGATTATCAAGGGGCTGGCCACAACTGTGCCATCCAAATTGGTTCCCAAGCTGATCCCTTCCTCAAAGAATATGGTGACCGCCTCAAATCTTCTCGGATTTTGGTTAACCAACCTGACTCAGTCGGTGGTATCGGTGACATCTATACCGATGCTCTGAAAGCTAGCTTGACACTCGGAACAGGATCATGGGGGAAAAATTCATTGTCACACAATCTATCAACTGGCGATCTCTTGAACATTAAGACCGTGGCTAAACGTCGTAACCGTCCTCAATGGATTCGCCTTCCAGAAAAAACTTACTACGAAAAGAATGCTATTTCTTACCTGCAAGATGAGACCGAAGAAATGACTCGAGCTCTCATCGTTGCCGACCCAGGTATGGTGCAATTCGGCTTTGTTGATACCGTTCTTGGCCAATTGGCCCTGCGGGATCAAAAGGTTGAAACTTCAATCTACGGTACCATCAAACCCGACCCAACTCTAGGTCAAACCATCGAAATCGCTCGACAAATGCGGGACTTCAAACCTGATACGGTTATCGCCGTTGGTGGTGGTTCTGCTCTGGATGCGGCCAAGATTGCCCGCTACATCTACGAATACTCATTGGATCAAGAAGCTGACTTCCTTGATAGCTATGAAAAAGTGAGCGAACTCTTCTTGCGTCTGCAACAAAAATTCATTGATATTCGTAAGCGGATTGTTAAGTTCAAACACCAAGATGCTACTCGTCTCTTCTGTATCCCAACGACCTCTGGTACTGGTTCAGAAGTTACCCCTTATGCGGTTATCACTGATGATAATACCCATGTCAAATACCCATTGACCGACTATGAATTGACCCCTCAAGTGGCAATTGTTGACCCAGAATTTGTTATGACCGTGCCAAAACGCACTGTCGCTCTCTCTGGTCTGGACACCCTGTCTCATGCTCTTGAATCTTACGTTTCTGTCATGGCATCTGACCTGACTCGCCCATGGTCCCTGCAAGCAATTAAGTTGGTTATGGAAAACTTGGAAGAATCTTACAAGTTTGATCCAAAACATCCAACCCTCCAAGGGGAACAAGCTCGAGAAAATATGCACTATGCCGCAACCCTTGCTGGTATGGCCTTCTCAAATTCCTTCCTAGGTATCAACCACTCTCTGGCCCACAAGACCGGTGGTGAATTTGGTCTGCCACATGGACTTGCCATCTCAATCGCAATGCAACACGTTATCCGCTATAATGGTGTAACTGGTAATGTTAAACGCTCTGTTTACCCACGTTACGAAGAATATCGTGCTCAACGCGACTACGCTGACATTGCCCGTGCCCTTGGCCTCAAAGGTAAGACCGATAAAGAATTGGTCGAAGCCCTCTGCCAAAAGATTGACAAACTCATGCATGCTGTTGATGTTGAACCTAAGTTGTCTGCAAACGGTGTTACCAAGAAGGCCTTTGAAGCAGCAGTCGACCGCTTGGCAAGCCTGGCCTACGATGACCAATGTACCCCAGCCAACCCACGTCAACCATACATCGAAGATATGAAACAACTCTTGATTGACCAATTCTAA
- a CDS encoding MarR family winged helix-turn-helix transcriptional regulator has product MTEFKNSAVKSMVVMRKAFRTIDSRVSATFRDFDLTPAQFSVLDVLHAKGPMRIGDLIASILSTSGNMTIVIKNMEKNGWVKRTVSKKDHRAYIISITDKGRKLIKKALPAHIEAVEEAFDVLTQAEQEELIELLKKFRTLADKD; this is encoded by the coding sequence ATGACAGAATTCAAAAATTCTGCCGTCAAAAGTATGGTGGTTATGCGTAAGGCCTTCCGCACCATTGATAGTAGAGTTTCCGCGACATTCCGTGACTTTGATTTAACACCTGCTCAGTTTAGTGTTTTGGATGTTCTCCATGCTAAGGGTCCCATGAGAATTGGGGACCTCATCGCTAGTATCTTATCGACATCTGGAAACATGACCATTGTCATCAAAAATATGGAAAAAAATGGTTGGGTCAAACGGACGGTCAGTAAAAAAGACCACCGGGCCTATATCATTTCCATTACTGACAAGGGGCGTAAGCTCATCAAAAAAGCCCTGCCAGCTCATATTGAAGCGGTAGAAGAGGCCTTTGATGTTTTGACGCAAGCTGAACAGGAAGAACTCATTGAGCTCTTGAAAAAATTTAGAACCCTTGCGGATAAGGACTGA
- a CDS encoding MFS transporter, which yields MKILMEKISLLALSLMLVSTYAISPALPEMIIYYGRQGISSDWVELLVSLPSFAIIGVLLLTPWLSRVFSERLIIVSGLCLLSFGGFFPLVNQTYSLVFVSRLILGLGIGLINARAISIISQFFTGRERIKMLGLRGSAEVLGSAFLTFIAGQLLTISWSATFLIYGLGLAILALYLLFVPQVPKKVQVQEQPLKKQAKPEPLTSRRLLYILSLALYAGFVILINSANTLRIPVVVTQFGLGTAQQASFILSLMMLMGILSGTFFSSLVEIFGRSLMSLVVLVLGAGLLVMWLAHSLLVLGIGALLTGFVYSLGVTYVFNLISETIHKRQLHTATTLVLLGCNLGGACAPLVLRFFGFFASEPASAFAILGGLSIGLGLILSLKKYFT from the coding sequence ATGAAAATTTTGATGGAAAAAATCAGTCTCTTGGCCTTGTCCCTGATGCTGGTTTCAACCTATGCCATTTCACCGGCTTTGCCAGAGATGATTATTTACTATGGTCGGCAGGGCATCAGTTCTGATTGGGTGGAACTTTTGGTTTCCCTGCCCTCCTTTGCTATTATTGGGGTTCTCTTGCTGACCCCTTGGCTCAGTCGTGTCTTTTCAGAACGCCTGATTATTGTCAGTGGCCTTTGTCTGCTTTCCTTTGGTGGTTTCTTTCCCTTGGTCAATCAGACCTATAGCTTGGTCTTTGTCTCTCGTCTGATTCTAGGCCTAGGAATTGGTCTGATTAATGCCAGAGCTATTAGCATTATTAGTCAATTTTTTACAGGTCGTGAACGTATTAAAATGCTAGGCCTGCGGGGGTCAGCAGAGGTTCTAGGTTCGGCCTTTCTGACTTTTATCGCTGGTCAATTGTTGACAATTTCTTGGTCGGCGACCTTTCTTATTTATGGCCTGGGCTTGGCTATTCTGGCTCTCTATTTGCTCTTTGTTCCCCAAGTTCCTAAGAAAGTTCAGGTTCAGGAGCAACCCCTGAAAAAACAAGCTAAGCCAGAGCCTCTGACTAGCCGTCGCCTACTCTATATTCTCTCCTTAGCTCTCTATGCCGGTTTTGTCATCCTCATAAATTCTGCCAACACCTTGCGAATACCAGTGGTTGTAACCCAATTTGGTCTAGGAACGGCTCAACAGGCCAGTTTCATCCTCAGCCTGATGATGCTGATGGGAATTCTATCTGGCACCTTCTTTAGCAGTCTGGTCGAGATTTTTGGTCGTTCGCTCATGAGTCTAGTGGTCCTGGTTCTAGGTGCTGGACTCTTAGTCATGTGGCTGGCTCATAGCCTGCTAGTTTTAGGGATTGGTGCCCTCTTAACTGGTTTTGTCTATAGTCTGGGGGTCACCTATGTCTTCAATCTCATTTCTGAAACCATTCACAAACGCCAGCTACACACAGCCACTACCCTAGTTCTTCTGGGCTGTAATCTCGGTGGCGCCTGCGCTCCTTTAGTCCTGCGCTTCTTTGGCTTCTTTGCTAGTGAACCTGCCTCAGCCTTTGCCATTCTTGGTGGCCTCAGTATCGGCTTGGGGCTGATTCTTAGCTTGAAGAAATATTTTACCTAA
- a CDS encoding MFS transporter, with the protein MTKTKKMLLTLAMCLGVFLVTLDTTIMNITIPAIQNSFSISLDKLSWAINVYTIIFASFTIPLSKLADIFGKGRFFVLGLILFGGGSLISGFSADFNWLLAGRLIASFGAAILLPVGNTLGISTWSVKDRVKVVAALGLTQGGAAAIGPTLGGLLTDSLSWHWIFFVNLPIVLLAFLIVLFCYHFQGEERIPTKIDWVGSLLSMISLFAVSLGIIKVRDWGFWNGKSLSCFAVFLLALIAFIFLERRIKHPMIKLELFKFREFSASTFIATVVQFFYVGVLVILPTFFTNMQGKTELDAALILLPMSIIVFIFGGLGSLLINKLGPRILVLVGLGSILIAYILLVTVDPAKTWEMTAATVILGIGFGTIAGPVNVLAASSLQGELLTSSQSVLGVVRQIGSVLAVSVFISMVTNNLKTLHTYTPSTMTDAYISIYKIWIPFMVAMLVLTLLFPKRKDYLKGVADKK; encoded by the coding sequence ATGACAAAAACAAAAAAGATGTTACTGACCCTAGCCATGTGTCTGGGTGTCTTTTTGGTAACACTGGATACCACCATCATGAATATTACCATCCCAGCTATCCAGAACAGCTTTAGTATCAGCCTTGACAAGCTATCTTGGGCTATCAATGTTTATACCATCATCTTTGCCAGCTTTACTATTCCCTTGAGTAAGTTGGCCGATATCTTTGGTAAAGGGCGTTTCTTCGTCCTGGGTTTGATTCTATTTGGCGGTGGTAGTCTGATTTCAGGCTTTTCAGCCGACTTTAACTGGCTTTTAGCGGGGCGCCTCATCGCTAGCTTCGGAGCTGCTATTCTCCTACCTGTCGGTAATACCCTAGGTATTTCAACCTGGTCGGTCAAGGACCGGGTCAAGGTGGTCGCTGCTCTTGGTCTGACCCAAGGTGGCGCTGCCGCTATTGGTCCTACCCTGGGTGGTTTGCTGACGGACAGCCTATCCTGGCACTGGATTTTCTTTGTCAATCTGCCCATTGTCCTGTTGGCCTTTCTTATCGTTCTTTTCTGCTATCACTTCCAAGGCGAAGAACGAATCCCAACCAAGATTGACTGGGTAGGCAGTCTCCTGTCTATGATTAGTCTATTCGCTGTTTCCCTAGGCATCATCAAGGTGCGGGACTGGGGCTTCTGGAATGGCAAGAGTCTGAGCTGTTTTGCCGTCTTCCTGCTGGCTCTCATCGCCTTTATCTTCCTAGAAAGACGGATTAAGCACCCAATGATTAAGCTGGAACTCTTTAAATTCCGTGAATTTTCAGCTTCCACCTTCATTGCCACAGTTGTGCAATTCTTCTACGTTGGTGTCCTCGTCATCCTGCCGACCTTTTTCACCAATATGCAGGGTAAGACGGAGCTTGATGCCGCTCTGATTTTGCTACCCATGTCCATCATCGTCTTTATCTTTGGCGGCCTGGGTAGTCTGCTCATCAATAAACTGGGCCCACGGATTTTGGTCTTAGTCGGTTTGGGTAGTATTCTGATTGCCTACATTTTGCTAGTCACCGTTGACCCCGCCAAGACTTGGGAAATGACTGCTGCTACGGTTATTCTTGGTATTGGCTTTGGGACTATCGCTGGTCCAGTCAATGTCCTAGCTGCCTCGAGCCTGCAAGGGGAGCTTCTGACCTCGTCCCAAAGTGTTCTAGGCGTCGTTCGGCAAATTGGCTCTGTTCTGGCCGTCTCGGTCTTCATCTCTATGGTGACCAACAACCTCAAAACTCTCCATACCTACACCCCAAGTACCATGACCGATGCCTACATCTCCATCTACAAGATTTGGATTCCTTTCATGGTCGCTATGCTGGTTTTGACCCTGCTCTTTCCTAAGAGAAAAGATTATTTGAAAGGAGTGGCTGATAAAAAATAA